The segment GATCTCCAGCCCGGCTTGCTGCACCCGCCCGCGGATCGCCTCGTTCGAACCCTGGTTGGGCGCGTGGTCGAGCAGCGGGGTGTCGATGAACCCGGGCATCAGATCGCGCACCTTGATCCCGAATTCGGCCCATTCGGCATCGAGCGCTTCGGTCATCCCGCGCACGCCGAACTTGGTCGCGGAATAGACGCTCGCGCCGCCGGTGCCGTAGATGCCCGCCGCGCTGGCGGTGTTGAGCAGGCACGAACCGGGCGCGATCTTCTTCAGGTGCGGAAGCGAAGCCTGCGCGCCGAACAGCACGCCTTTGAGGTTGATGTCGAGGCAGCGTTCGATTTCGGCCACGGTATTGGTGTCGAGACTGCCGCCGAGCGGAATGCCGGCGTTGTTGGCGACCACGTCGATCCGCCCGCCCGCGGCCATGGAGAACGCCGCCAGCGCCTCGTCCCACGCGGCCCGGTCGCGCACGTCCAGCTTGTGCGCATAGGCGTTGCCGCCGCCGACCTTGGCCACCGTGCCCTGCATCCCGGCGCTGTCGATATCGCCCAGACCCACGAACCAGCCGCGGCCCGCGAAGTATTCCGCGATCGACCGCCCGATGCCCGACCCGCCGCCGGTGATGAAGATTGCCTTGCGCGCCGCCATGTTCCGTCCCTCCTGTGTTGGAAAGGCGGTTAGCGCGGTCGGTGGCGGATTGCTACGGGATGGATCTGCCTTCGGTATGTCTGCTGACAACCGTATCAGATCGACCCGGCAACTGCTTCAGGTGTTTGTCTGGTCAGGTGGAACATGGGCAGGCAAGCCCGCCGCCCCGCTTTCCTCGCTGCATTCGAACGCTGCATCGACACCATAACATGTCATCGAGAGGGACCCCATGGCGTACCCTCGTATCAGCGGTTCAGGCGTCTCTCCTAAGGCAGCGGCCATGCCTGCAAGGTAGAGCAACGGGATGAAGTGATCAGGCGTTGGCACAGCCAGTTCGTAGTCGGGATGTTCCGTCACCCGCAGGATGTCGGCAGGACTATCGGCAAGCTGGGCGACTACGGCATCATCGAACCGTTCCGCCCAATCAAACGCCGCATCGGGCTGGTTCCACTGAACGCGACTGAGGTTGTGCACGACGTTGCCGCTCGCAAGAACCATTATACCATTATCTCCCAAGGCGGCCAGCTTCGCTCCCAGTTCGACATGATACTCGAGCGGTTTGAGCGCATTGATCGACAACTGAACGACGGGAATGTTCGCCGCAGGATAGATGTGGGCCAACACGCTCCATGTGCCATGATCGAGGCCCCACTGATCCCGGTCCAGGCCGCACCAGGTCGGCTTCACTGCCTCTGCGACCTCTTCGGCAATGTCGGGGGCTCCGGGCGCGGGGTATTGGAACTCCGACAGTTCCCTGGGGAAACCATAGAAGTCGTGGATTGTGCGCGGCCGGGACATGGCGGTGACGGCCGTTGCGCCGAAGAACCAGTGGGCGGACACCACGAGCAGTCCGCGAGGTTTTGGCATTTGTTGGCCCATCGCTCGCCAGGCATTCGTGAAGCCGTTGTGTTCGAGGGTATTCATCGGGCTACCGTGGCCGATGAAAAGTGCGGGGCTGATGGTCATGGACTGCTCCTAAGCAAGACTCATAACGTGTTTACCAGCCATCGGGTCCGCACTGCCGCTTCGCCTTTTGCCGGCGATCTCTCGCTTCCCATTACAGCGCGGGGTTGTTGTAACAGTGCCAGGTGAAGATCGCGGCCGCCCCGCGGTGCGGGCGCCAGTCCTCCGCCAGCGCGCGGGTCTCTTTCTCGCTGGGGCGGGCTTCCAGGCCGAGGATCTTGTGGACGCCGGCCTGCACGGCGAGGTCACCCGCGGGCCAGATGTCGGGGCGGCCTTCCGCAAACAGCAGGTAGATCTCGGCGGTCCAGCGGCCGATGCCCTTGATTTGCGTCAGCAGCGCGATCGCCTCCTCGTCATCGGGGGGCAGGGCCTCGAAATCGATCGCGCCCGCCTCCACTAGCTCGCACAACGACCGCGCGTAGCTCTGCTTCTGGCGCGACAGGCCGCAGGCGCGCAGGGTGTCGAAGTCGCGGGCCAGCAGGTCGGCGGTGGCGATATCGGGGCCGAGTTCGTCCTCCAGCTTGCGCCACACGCTGGCCGCGGCGGCAACCGACACCTGCTGGCCGACGATCGCACGCAGCAAGGTGACATAGCCGCGCTCGCGGATGCGCGGTTCGGGGTAGCCGGCGGCGTCCAGCGCTTTGGCCATCGCCGGTTCGCGTGCGGCGACGGCATCGAGGCTGTTCTTGATCTGCTCCGCCGACAAACCCACGCGCGCCTCCCCCGTCTTGCCAAAGCGGCGGCCAGACCGTAGCAGCCCGGCCCACCGCCTGACAGGGGCGAAACTCGAAGCCAGGATACCCGCATGCCGCAGTTGATCGTCGTCACCCGCGCCGGAGAGGAATCGACCGTCGAGGTCCAGGACGGCCTGACCGTGATGGAAGCGATCCGCGACAACGGGTTCGACGAGCTTCTCGCGCTTTGCGGCGGGTGCTGTTCGTGCGCGACCTGTCACGTCCATGTCGATCCCGCGTTCAAGGACCGGCTGCCGGCGATGAGCGAGGACGAGGACGACCTGCTCGAATCCTCCGACTACCGGGACGAGAATTCGCGGTTGAGCTGCCAGATCCCGTTCACCGCCGATCTCGACGGCCTGAAGGTCACCATCGCCGCCGAGGATTGAGCGGGCCCCGGCGCTGGCGAAGATCGGGTAAGCGGGGGGCAACCGGAATTGCGTTGCCGGTGACCGGCGCGCTTCCTAGCTGACCTGCATGACTGCAAATTCCGTGCGCCAGAGCACGCTCGACCTGATCGGCCACACTCCGCTCGTCCTGCTCAAGGGCCCCAGCGCCGCAGCCGGCTGCGAGATCTGGGGCAAGTGCGAATTCCTCAACCCCGGCGGCAGCGTGAAGGACCGCGCGGCCTTGGGCATCGTGCGCGACGCCGAAGCCAGCGGGGAGCTGCAGCCCGGCGGCACGATCGTGGAAGGGACGGCGGGCAACACCGGCATCGGGCTGGCGCTGGTCGCCAACGCGCTCGGCTACAAGACGATCATCGTCATGCCCGACAACCAGAGCGCGGAGAAGATGGCGACGCTGCGCGCGCTCGGCGCGGAACTGGTGCTGGTGCCGCCGACCAAGTATTCCGATGGCAATCACTTCGTCCACACCAGCCGCCGCCTGGCTGAAGAGACGCCCGGCGCGGTGTGGGCCAACCAGTTCGACAACACCGCCAACCGCAAGGCGCACATCGAGACCACCGCCGAGGAGATCTGGGAGCAGATGGAGGGCCGGATCGACGGCTTCACCTGCGCCGTCGGCACCGGCGGCACGCTGGCGGGTGTGGGCATGGGGCTGAAGAGTCACGACGAGAGCGTGACCATCGCGCTGACCGACCCGCACGGCGCCGCGCTCTACAGCCACTACGCCACCGGCGAGTTGAAGGCGGAAGGCAGCTCGGTCGCCGAAGGGATCGGGCAGGGGCGGATCACCGGCAACCTCGAAGGCGCGCCGGTCGACACCCAGTTCCGCGTGTCGGACGAAGATGGGCTGGAATGGGTCGCCCGGCTGCTGAGCGAGGAAGGGCTGTGCCTGGGGCTGTCGTCGGGCATCAACGTCGCGGGCGCGGTGGCGCTCGGCAAACAGCTCGGGCCGCAGGCGCGTGTGGTGACCATCCTGTGCGACACCGGTTTCCGGTACCTGTCGACGCTCTACAGCGGGGAATGGCTGCGGTCCAAGCAGCTGCCGGTGTTCGACTGGCTCGCCGCGGGCGAGGCCGCCGCCAATTGACTGCGCGCGCGCTTTGGCTAGCGTGATAGGCATGGCACGTCAGTTTTCCGAGACCAGGACCGAAACCGCGCCCACTGCCGCTCCATTGGGCGGGACGCGGGCGCAGTCGCTGCAACGGCTGCAGGTCGGCGCATCGCTGCTGGTCGGGATCGTCCTGATCGTCGGACTGGCGAACGTGATCGAGGAGCGCGCCAAGCAATCGGACCGCTCGGCCGTGCCGGAAGCCGCATCGACGGTGGCGCCGACAACCGCAGTCATCCCGGCGAACGATCCGCTGGCCGATGCCGGCGTCGTCCCCGATCTGCCGGATGCAGCCGTGTCGCCAACCGCGTCTGCCGCGCCGCCGCCCGCGCCCAG is part of the Altererythrobacter sp. TH136 genome and harbors:
- the ygiD gene encoding 4,5-DOPA dioxygenase extradiol, with product MTISPALFIGHGSPMNTLEHNGFTNAWRAMGQQMPKPRGLLVVSAHWFFGATAVTAMSRPRTIHDFYGFPRELSEFQYPAPGAPDIAEEVAEAVKPTWCGLDRDQWGLDHGTWSVLAHIYPAANIPVVQLSINALKPLEYHVELGAKLAALGDNGIMVLASGNVVHNLSRVQWNQPDAAFDWAERFDDAVVAQLADSPADILRVTEHPDYELAVPTPDHFIPLLYLAGMAAALGETPEPLIRGYAMGSLSMTCYGVDAAFECSEESGAAGLPAHVPPDQTNT
- a CDS encoding DNA-3-methyladenine glycosylase, with protein sequence MGLSAEQIKNSLDAVAAREPAMAKALDAAGYPEPRIRERGYVTLLRAIVGQQVSVAAAASVWRKLEDELGPDIATADLLARDFDTLRACGLSRQKQSYARSLCELVEAGAIDFEALPPDDEEAIALLTQIKGIGRWTAEIYLLFAEGRPDIWPAGDLAVQAGVHKILGLEARPSEKETRALAEDWRPHRGAAAIFTWHCYNNPAL
- a CDS encoding 2Fe-2S iron-sulfur cluster-binding protein is translated as MPQLIVVTRAGEESTVEVQDGLTVMEAIRDNGFDELLALCGGCCSCATCHVHVDPAFKDRLPAMSEDEDDLLESSDYRDENSRLSCQIPFTADLDGLKVTIAAED
- a CDS encoding cysteine synthase A; translation: MTANSVRQSTLDLIGHTPLVLLKGPSAAAGCEIWGKCEFLNPGGSVKDRAALGIVRDAEASGELQPGGTIVEGTAGNTGIGLALVANALGYKTIIVMPDNQSAEKMATLRALGAELVLVPPTKYSDGNHFVHTSRRLAEETPGAVWANQFDNTANRKAHIETTAEEIWEQMEGRIDGFTCAVGTGGTLAGVGMGLKSHDESVTIALTDPHGAALYSHYATGELKAEGSSVAEGIGQGRITGNLEGAPVDTQFRVSDEDGLEWVARLLSEEGLCLGLSSGINVAGAVALGKQLGPQARVVTILCDTGFRYLSTLYSGEWLRSKQLPVFDWLAAGEAAAN
- a CDS encoding SDR family oxidoreductase, with the protein product MAARKAIFITGGGSGIGRSIAEYFAGRGWFVGLGDIDSAGMQGTVAKVGGGNAYAHKLDVRDRAAWDEALAAFSMAAGGRIDVVANNAGIPLGGSLDTNTVAEIERCLDINLKGVLFGAQASLPHLKKIAPGSCLLNTASAAGIYGTGGASVYSATKFGVRGMTEALDAEWAEFGIKVRDLMPGFIDTPLLDHAPNQGSNEAIRGRVQQAGLEITPAVEVAQAAWDAVHGDKLHTLVGKTARRLAFGARWLPGKVRQQARSQSRPLGQ